From Passer domesticus isolate bPasDom1 chromosome 5, bPasDom1.hap1, whole genome shotgun sequence, the proteins below share one genomic window:
- the TMEM168 gene encoding transmembrane protein 168 isoform X1 has translation MKPEYFLSIKWVKALPTVYMCRSLRYCVSHCLYAAMTRLEEANREVNMHSSVRYLGYLARINLLVAICMGLYVRWEKTADALILVIFILGLFVLGIASILYYYFSMETASLSLSNLWFGFLLGLLCFLNNSAFKMDVKEEATKYLLLSAIVLRILCALVERICGCVHHRPTLLTTVEFLELVGFAIASTTMLVEKSVSIILLVLALAMLIIDLRMKSFLAIPNLAIFGAIASLVFFPSLQIPTNPFALACFFSCLISDPLLDVYFSGLSVTERWKPYLYRGKICRRLSVISVGVIELIFFILAAFKLRDLGLWYFVIPGFSVFGIFWMICHVIFFITLWGFHTKLNDCHRVYYTHRAENNSLDRVMASKGMRHFCLISEQLVFFSLVATAVLGAVSWQPTNGIFMSAFLIVLPLESMAHGLFHELGNCLGGTCVGYAVVIPTNFCSPDGQPTLLPPDHVQELNLRSTGMLNAIQRFFAYHMIETYGCDYSTSGLTFDTLHSKIKSFLELRTADGPRHDTYILYYSGHSHGTGEWALAGGDALRLDTLLEWWREKNGTFCSRLIIVLDCENSQPWVKEVKKVNDQYVAVQGAEMARVVDIEEADPPQLGDFTRQWVEYNCNPDSSISWSEKGRTVKAMYGVSKHWSDYTLHLPTGSDVAKHWMMYFPRVTYPLVHLANWFCGLNLFWVCKACFRCLKRLKMRWFLPTVLDTGQGFKLVKS, from the exons ATGAAACCTGAATATTTTCTGTCAATCAAGTGGGTGAAAGCCCTGCCCACAGTTTACATGTGCAGGTCACTGCGGTACTGTGTTAGTCACTGTCTCTATGCAGCAATGACAAGGCTAGAAGAAGCAAACAGAGAAGTGAACATGCACTCATCAGTCAGATACCTTGGCTATCTTGCCCGAATCAACCTGCTGGTTGCCATTTGCATGGGCCTTTATGTCAGGTGGGAAAAAACTGCAGATGCACTGATTTTGGTAATATTTATTCTGGGGCTCTTTGTTCTTGGAATTGCCAGCATACTGTACTACTATTTTTCAATGGAAACAGCAAGTTTGAGTCTCTCCAatctttggtttggttttttgcttggCCTTCTCTGTTTTCTCAATAATTCTGCGTTCAAAATGGATGTGAAAGAAGAAGCTACAAAATATTTACTTCTGTCTGCCATTGTTTTAAGGATATTATGTGCTTTAGTTGAGAGGATTTGTGGTTGTGTCCATCATCGACCAACTCTGCTGACAACAGTTGAGTTTTTGGAGCTAGTTGGATTTGCAATTGCCAGCACAACTATGCTGGTAGAAAAATCTGTAAGTATTATTCTGTTGGTCTTGGCTTTGGCCATGTTGATTATTGACTTACGAATGAAGTCTTTTTTGGCAATTccaaatttggcaatttttggAGCCATTGCATCCCTAGTCTTTTTTCCATCACTGCAAATCCCCACAAACCCTTTTGCCTTGGCgtgtttcttcagctgcctcattTCAGATCCCCTTCTGGACGTTTACTTCAGTGGACTTTCAGTTACTGAGCGATGGAAGCCCTACCTGTACCGGGGTAAAATTTGCAGGCGGCTTTCTGTCATCTCAGTTGGAGTCATTGAACTAATCTTTTTCATTCTTGCAGCCTTTAAACTACGTGATTTGGGGCTCTGGTATTTTGTGATacctggtttttctgtttttggaattttttggatGATCTgtcatgtgattttttttataaCTCTTTGGGGATTTCACACAAAACTCAATGACTGCCACAGGGTGTACTACACTCACCGAGCAGAAAACAACAGCCTGGACAGAGTCATGGCATCTAAAGGAATGCGTCACTTCTGCTTGATCTCAGAACAGCTGGTATTTTTCAGCCTTGTTGCAACTGCAGTTTTGGGAGCAGTCTCTTGGCAG CCAACCAATGGGATCTTCATGAGTGCATTTCTGATTGTTCTACCTTTGGAATCCATGGCTCATGGGCTTTTCCATGAACTGGGAAACTGCTTGGGAGGAACGTGTGTTGGGTATGCTGTTGTGATTCCCACCAACTTTTGCAG CCCTGATGGCCAGCCAACTCTTCTTCCACCTGACCACGTCCAGGAGTTAAATCTGAGGTCTACTGGCATGCTTAATGCCATCCAAAGATTTTTTGCTTATCACATGATTGAGACATATGGTTGTGACTACTCTACAAGCGGGCTGACCTTTGATACCCTTCACTCCAAGATCAAGTCTTTCCTTGAGCTTCGGACTGCAGACGGACCCAGACACGATACCTACATTCTGTATTACAGTGGTCACTCACATGGCACTGGTGAATGGGCACTGGCAG GGGGTGATGCTTTACGACTTGACACGCTGTTGGAGTGGTGGAGAGAAAAGAACGGCACTTTTTGTTCTCGACTGATCATTGTTTTAGACTGTGAGAACTCTCAGCCTTGGgttaaagaagtaaaaaaagtaaatgaCCAGTATGTTGCTGTGCAAGGAGCAGAAATGGCCAGAGTTGTAGACATCGAGGAAGCAGACCCTCCACAGCTTGGTGACTTCACCAGGCAGTGGGTTGAGTACAACTGTAACCCTGACAGCAGCATCAGCTGGTCGGAGAAGGGCCGCACGGTGAAGGCCATGTATGGTGTCTCAAAGCACTGGAGCGACTACACTTTGCACTTGCCAACGGGAAGTGATGTTGCCAAACACTGGATGATGTACTTCCCACGCGTCACCTACCCATTAGTACATCTGGCAAACTGGTTTTGTGGTCTCAATCTCTTCTGGGTCTGTAAAGCGTGCTTTAGGTGCTTAAAAAGATTGAAAATGAGATGGTTTCTTCCCACAGTGCTGGATACAGGACAGGGCTTCAAACTCGTCAAATCCTAA
- the TMEM168 gene encoding transmembrane protein 168 isoform X2, which yields MKPEYFLSIKWVKALPTVYMCRSLRYCVSHCLYAAMTRLEEANREVNMHSSVRYLGYLARINLLVAICMGLYVRVYYTHRAENNSLDRVMASKGMRHFCLISEQLVFFSLVATAVLGAVSWQPTNGIFMSAFLIVLPLESMAHGLFHELGNCLGGTCVGYAVVIPTNFCSPDGQPTLLPPDHVQELNLRSTGMLNAIQRFFAYHMIETYGCDYSTSGLTFDTLHSKIKSFLELRTADGPRHDTYILYYSGHSHGTGEWALAGGDALRLDTLLEWWREKNGTFCSRLIIVLDCENSQPWVKEVKKVNDQYVAVQGAEMARVVDIEEADPPQLGDFTRQWVEYNCNPDSSISWSEKGRTVKAMYGVSKHWSDYTLHLPTGSDVAKHWMMYFPRVTYPLVHLANWFCGLNLFWVCKACFRCLKRLKMRWFLPTVLDTGQGFKLVKS from the exons ATGAAACCTGAATATTTTCTGTCAATCAAGTGGGTGAAAGCCCTGCCCACAGTTTACATGTGCAGGTCACTGCGGTACTGTGTTAGTCACTGTCTCTATGCAGCAATGACAAGGCTAGAAGAAGCAAACAGAGAAGTGAACATGCACTCATCAGTCAGATACCTTGGCTATCTTGCCCGAATCAACCTGCTGGTTGCCATTTGCATGGGCCTTTATGTCAG GGTGTACTACACTCACCGAGCAGAAAACAACAGCCTGGACAGAGTCATGGCATCTAAAGGAATGCGTCACTTCTGCTTGATCTCAGAACAGCTGGTATTTTTCAGCCTTGTTGCAACTGCAGTTTTGGGAGCAGTCTCTTGGCAG CCAACCAATGGGATCTTCATGAGTGCATTTCTGATTGTTCTACCTTTGGAATCCATGGCTCATGGGCTTTTCCATGAACTGGGAAACTGCTTGGGAGGAACGTGTGTTGGGTATGCTGTTGTGATTCCCACCAACTTTTGCAG CCCTGATGGCCAGCCAACTCTTCTTCCACCTGACCACGTCCAGGAGTTAAATCTGAGGTCTACTGGCATGCTTAATGCCATCCAAAGATTTTTTGCTTATCACATGATTGAGACATATGGTTGTGACTACTCTACAAGCGGGCTGACCTTTGATACCCTTCACTCCAAGATCAAGTCTTTCCTTGAGCTTCGGACTGCAGACGGACCCAGACACGATACCTACATTCTGTATTACAGTGGTCACTCACATGGCACTGGTGAATGGGCACTGGCAG GGGGTGATGCTTTACGACTTGACACGCTGTTGGAGTGGTGGAGAGAAAAGAACGGCACTTTTTGTTCTCGACTGATCATTGTTTTAGACTGTGAGAACTCTCAGCCTTGGgttaaagaagtaaaaaaagtaaatgaCCAGTATGTTGCTGTGCAAGGAGCAGAAATGGCCAGAGTTGTAGACATCGAGGAAGCAGACCCTCCACAGCTTGGTGACTTCACCAGGCAGTGGGTTGAGTACAACTGTAACCCTGACAGCAGCATCAGCTGGTCGGAGAAGGGCCGCACGGTGAAGGCCATGTATGGTGTCTCAAAGCACTGGAGCGACTACACTTTGCACTTGCCAACGGGAAGTGATGTTGCCAAACACTGGATGATGTACTTCCCACGCGTCACCTACCCATTAGTACATCTGGCAAACTGGTTTTGTGGTCTCAATCTCTTCTGGGTCTGTAAAGCGTGCTTTAGGTGCTTAAAAAGATTGAAAATGAGATGGTTTCTTCCCACAGTGCTGGATACAGGACAGGGCTTCAAACTCGTCAAATCCTAA